A stretch of the Thermodesulfobacteriota bacterium genome encodes the following:
- a CDS encoding 2-hydroxyacyl-CoA dehydratase family protein: MFRKRLEEEVSVLTLEVDHSLSGLGQLKTRVQAFIEML, encoded by the coding sequence ATTTTCAGGAAGAGACTGGAGGAAGAAGTTTCCGTCTTAACACTGGAGGTAGACCACAGTCTTTCAGGGCTGGGGCAGTTGAAAACAAGGGTTCAGGCTTTTATAGAAATGTTGTAA